The following proteins are encoded in a genomic region of Brachypodium distachyon strain Bd21 chromosome 1, Brachypodium_distachyon_v3.0, whole genome shotgun sequence:
- the LOC100822206 gene encoding uncharacterized protein LOC100822206, giving the protein MEEDPLIPLVHVWNNAAFDDSSSSSSANAWLAHATPVRRGEKENRRPEREEEDDDVEAEIGNIEAEILRLSSRLHHLRTSRGLDSETFKRDAAATKLRPRPRARGLSLGPLDAASAAANPNLLPQKQSPVAAQKLKPTKQFPAATRGRGLSLGPLDIAAANPRVPAAQQQQQKQGPAASRILKPIKEPPMQRRRGVSLGPLEIQQGVSSKPAAAAAGRVKPFSNKLNAIREEGQSSRQSTVPTKLWPSSNAKPTLDSKQGVPASKAKARSASMSPRSKRQSIAKGRGMAAFGPPKMVDELTPKGGMNHISNTSTCKRPSGGSKVRVVPSRYSLMPGASLGLGTQEKRRKDSLTGSTGDASQREEIRTMPAEPCNDELSPESIDKVAELLPRIRTMPPPDETPRDSGCAKRVADLAGKRSFFTAAAGGGDSVLSYQARVLEVEAPEEAAAEALSNEQ; this is encoded by the coding sequence atggaggaggACCCACTGATACCGCTGGTGCACGTCTGGAACAACGCGGCCTTCGAcgactcttcttcctcgtcctccgccAACGCATGGCTCGCGCACGCCACCCCCGTCCGCAGGGGCGAGAAGGAGAACCGCCGCCcggagcgcgaggaggaggacgacgacgtcgaGGCCGAGATCGGCAACATCGAGGCGGAGATCCTGCGGCTCTCCTCTCGCCTCCACCACCTGCGCACATCCAGGGGGCTCGACTCCGAGACCTTCAAGCGGGACGCCGCCGCGACGAAgctgcggccgcggccgcgggcgaGGGGGCTCAGCCTTGGCCCCCtcgacgccgcctccgccgctgccaacCCTAACCTGCTCCCGCAGAAGCAGTCGCCGGTCGCCGCCCAGAAGCTGAAGCCGACCAAGCAGtttccggcggcgacgcggggcagggggctcaGCCTTGGCCCCCTCGACATCGCCGCCGCAAACCCTAGGGTCCCCGcggctcagcagcagcagcagaagcagggTCCCGCTGCCAGCCGGATTCTGAAGCCGATCAAGGAGCCCCCGATGCAGCGTCGCAGGGGCGTCAGCCTCGGCCCATTGGAGATTCAGCAAGGTGTCAGCAGCaagcctgcggcggcggcggcgggtcggGTCAAGCCGTTCTCCAACAAATTGAATGCCATCCGAGAAGAAGGCCAGTCTTCCAGGCAATCCACAGTCCCTACCAAGCTATGGCCGTCGAGCAATGCCAAGCCCACCCTGGACAGTAAGCAAGGAGTACCGGCAAGTAAAGCAAAGGCGAGGAGCGCCAGCATGAGCCCCAGGTCGAAGAGGCAGTCCATTGCCAAGGGTAGGGGCATGGCGGCATTTGGGCCTCCCAAGATGGTTGATGAGCTCACGCCCAAAGGTGGCATGAATCACATTAGCAATACATCCACTTGCAAGAGGCCGTCAGGGGGTTCAAAGGTCAGGGTTGTCCCGAGCCGCTACAGCCTCATGCCTGGCGCGTCTCTGGGACTTGGAACACAAGAGAAGCGGCGCAAGGACTCTCTCACGGGGTCGACAGGGGATGCGAGTCAGAGGGAGGAGATCAGAACGATGCCTGCTGAGCCTTGCAATGATGAGCTATCTCCTGAATCAATTGACAAGGTTGCTGAGTTGCTGCCTAGGATCAGGACCATGCCACCTCCTGATGAGACTCCCCGTGACTCGGGGTGTGCCAAGCGAGTTGCTGATTTGGCTGGGAAGCGGTCTTTCTtcacggcggcagcgggcggcggagaTTCCGTTCTGTCCTACCAGGCGCGAGTCCTTGAAGTCGAAGCACCAGAGGAGGCAGCAGCTGAAGCTTTGAGCAATGAGCAGTAG
- the LOC100831191 gene encoding uncharacterized protein LOC100831191: MLLHRQQKEDSGVVGLVAMVAEMGEAVEAEVPGAAGHGEALKVLESLASSSLTCSIPQFPAKWQSVKAKLQQLCSGLNSLRGGGFGTIVDGEDDVLVQFLQSASDTVSSIQAVATQCSEGSYKGGRLRLRSDMDSLSSKLEAHVKQLKEMVSFGTPSPLSQAIVAVRPGIHAGIGEKTFFLKDLFSRIRIGGPVQRIQALATIGELMSEDEACVRVVALDVDDGVTVLAGFLESRDARVQEEAVGAVAIVASSDTYRGMLVKAGVIAPLVQLLENSDTMVARERAAQALRELTENSDNVWAVCAHGGVTTLLHACSDAGSSGRLLCSSFAVLRNLSRVEEVKMFMVEQGVVTELVKLSQKKEEARKLGAVELLHSMALDDADVREEAIGMGVIQSLLQLIYPDLPYSYKAREVALAAIWFFCFSSVNSMDDLLSSDVLGWLLFYLNNGDYTILECTLKILRHLSEVSEEYSRMMGRTGYFCALTSLLGAKSFRVREMAVQVLYSLLLLHPNRAIFIQDGDNLDRLLQLLDPAEGKLMAKGLILSAIMSLADTTSGRKKIVSSEHFSNLKELADCGDFDAKKVVKKLANNRLQTMFSRIWSA; this comes from the coding sequence ATGCTTCTACATAGGCAGCAGAAGGAAGACAGTGGTGTTGTTGGTTTGGTTGCCATGGTTGCTGAGATGGGAGAAGCTGTAGAAGCAGAGGTGCCAGGAGCAGCCGGCCATGGTGAGGCACTCAAGGTACTCGAGTCCTTGGCATCGTCTTCCCTGACCTGCTCCATCCCACAGTTCCCAGCTAAGTGGCAATCCGTCAAGGCCAAGCTCCAGCAGCTCTGCTCCGGCCTGAATTCTCTGCGTGGCGGCGGTTTCGGCACCAtcgtcgacggcgaagatGATGTGCTGGTTCAGTTTCTGCAGTCGGCTTCAGACACCGTGAGCAGCATCCAAGCTGTTGCCACCCAGTGCAGCGAGGGGTCGTACAAGGGCGGGAGGCTTCGCCTGAGGAGCGACATGGACAGCCTGAGCTCCAAGCTGGAGGCACACGTGAAGCAGCTCAAGGAGATGGTCTCCTTCGGCACGCCATCGCCACTGTCGCAGGCCATCGTCGCCGTGAGACCCGgcatccacgccggcatcggcgAGAAGACCTTCTTCCTGAAAGACCTCTTCTCCAGGATCAGGATCGGTGGCCCTGTCCAAAGAATCCAGGCGCTGGCCACCATCGGCGAGCTCATGTCGGAAGACGAAGCCTGCGTGAGAGTCGTGGCTCTCGACGTCGACGACGGTGTCACTGTGCTCGCCGGCTTCCTCGAGTCGAGAGACGCGCGCGTCCAGGAAGAGGCCGTGGGCGCCGTCGCCATTGTTGCAAGCTCCGACACCTACAGGGGAATGCTGGTCAAGGCCGGCGTGATTGCGCCGCTCGTCCAGCTGCTGGAGAACTCTGACACTATGGTTGCCAGGGAGAGAGCGGCTCAGGCGCTGAGGGAGCTGACGGAGAACTCCGACAACGTGTGGGCCGTGTgcgcgcacggcggcgtcACGACGCTGCTCCATGCCTGCTCCGAtgccggcagcagcggcagacTGCTCTGCTCGTCGTTCGCGGTGCTGAGGAACCTGAGCAGGGTGGAAGAAGTGAAGATGTTCATGGTGGAGCAAGGTGTGGTCACTGAGCTGGTGAAGCTCTCtcagaagaaggaagaagccCGCAAGCTCGGCGCCGTCGAGCTGCTCCATTCCATGGCTCTGGATGATGCCGACGTCCGGGAAGAAGCGATCGGCATGGGGGTGATCCAGTCACTGCTCCAGCTGATATACCCTGACCTTCCTTATTCTTATAAGGCCAGGGAGGTTGCTCTTGCAGCCATCTGGTTCTTCTGCTTCTCATCTGTCAACTCCATGGATGATCTCCTCAGCTCAGATGTCCTTGGCTGGCTTCTCTTCTACCTCAACAATGGCGACTACACCATCCTCGAGTGCACACTCAAGATCCTGAGGCATCTCTCCGAGGTTTCTGAGGAGTACAGCAGGATGATGGGCAGGACAGGGTATTTCTGTGCCCTCACAAGCTTGCTTGGAGCGAAATCTTTTCGAGTCCGAGAGATGGCAGTTCAAGTGCTTTACAGCTTGCTGTTGCTTCATCCCAATCGCGCCATTTTCATCCAAGACGGCGATAATTTGGAcaggctgctgcagctgcttgACCCTGCAGAGGGCAAGTTGATGGCAAAGGGCCTGATCCTTTCTGCTATCATGTCCTTGGCAGACACCACCAGTGGTAGGAAGAAGATCGTGTCGTCAGAGCATTTCAGTAACCTGAAAGAGCTGGCAGATTGCGGGGACTTTGATGCAAAGAAGGTCGTTAAGAAGCTAGCCAATAACAGATTGCAGACAATGTTCAGCAGAATATGGAGTGCTTAA
- the LOC100822518 gene encoding external alternative NAD(P)H-ubiquinone oxidoreductase B1, mitochondrial, which translates to MGFFFFASRAAARFLEEIRHPAGVSTAALLLTAASGGGIVAYADSSRAEEASEPSEQVAPRKKKVVVLGTGWAGTSFLKNLDCSRYDVKVISPRNYFAFTPLLPSVTCGTVEARSIVEPIRRMFEKKKKDVTYYEAECFKIDATKKAVHCRSAVGTNLDGNGDFLVDYDYLVVALGATVNTFNTPGVMEHCYFLKEVEDAQKIRRSVVDCFEKASLPNISEEEKRKILHFVIIGGGPTGVEFAAELHDFLVEDLVKIYPAIQEFVKITIIQSGEHILNMFDQRIAEFAETKFLRDGIEVCTGFRVVNVSDDLITMKSKSAGSEISVPYGMAVWSAGIGTRPVTVDFMHQIGQAKRRSLETNEWLRVRECDSVYAIGDCASISQRKIMEDISTIFKIADKDNSGTLTLKEIYDILEDICIRYPQVELYMKSMHMLDIAQLIESAIGDSHKESMVVDIEEFKKALGHVDSQVKSVPATAQVAAQQGYYLADCFNKMDYCKDHPEGPLRMTGSAAGHHNFRPFRYKHLGQFAPLGGEQAAAELPGDWVSMGHSTQWLWYSVYASKQVSWRTRVLVVSDWTRRFIFGRDSSRI; encoded by the exons atgggcttcttcttcttcgcctcccGTGCTGCTGCCAGGTTCTTGGAGGAGATCAGGCACCCCGCCGGTGTCTCCACCGCAGCGCTTCTTCTCACAGCAGCCAG TGGTGGAGGTATTGTGGCCTATGCTGATTCCTCCAGGGCAGAAGAGGCTTCGGAGCCATCAGAGCAGGTTGCccccaggaagaagaaggtggtgGTTCTTGGCACTGGCTGGGCTGGCACCTCTTTCCTCAAGAACCTGGACTGCTCCCGTTATGACGTGAAGGTCATATCCCCTCGCAACTACTTTGCGTTTACACCTCTGCTTCCAAGCGTCACGTGTGGGACAGTGGAGGCACGCAGCATCGTTGAACCGATACGGAGGATGTTTGAGAAG aaaaagaaagatgttACATATTATGAGGCTGAGTGTTTCAAGATCGATGCCACGAAGAAGGCTGTACACTGCCGTTCTGCTGTTGGAACTAACTTGGATGGGAATGGTGATTTCTTGGTTGATTATGATTACTTAGTTGTTGCTCTTGGAGCTACTGTTAATACATTCAACACTCCTGGTGTGATGGAGCATTGCTACTTTCTGAAG GAAGTGGAGGATGCTCAGAAAATTCGGAGGAGTGTGGTAGACTGCTTTGAAAAGGCTTCACTTCCGAACATTAGCgaagaggagaaaaggaagatcCTTCATTTTGTGATTATTGGTGGTGGACCTACTGGGGTTGAATTTGCTGCTGAATTGCACGATTTTCTTGTCGAAGATCTGGTGAAGATTTATCCTGCAATTCAAGAATTTGTGAAGATAACAATTATTCAATCAGGAGAACATATATTGAATAT GTTTGACCAAAGGATAGCTGAATTTGCTGAAACGAAGTTCCTGAGAGATGGGATCGAGGTGTGTACAGGATTCAGAGTGGTGAACGTCTCTGATGATTTGATTACAATGAAGAGCAAATCAGCTGGCAGTGAAATATCGGTGCCATATGGTATGGCTGTTTGGTCTGCTGGTATTGGTACCCGTCCTGTCACTGTGGACTTCATGCATCAAATTGGTCAG GCTAAACGACGTTCCTTGGAAACTAACGAATGGTTGAGAGTCCGTGAGTGTGATAGTGTATATGCAATTGGTGACTGTGCTTCAATTAGTCAAAGGAAAATAATG GAGGACATTTCAACAATATTTAAAATAGCAGACAAGGACAACTCTGGCACTTTGACACTGAAAGAAATATATGATATTCTAGAAGATATTTGTATAAGATACCCTCAAGTAGAGCTCTATATGAAAAGTATGCACATGCTTGATATTGCACAGCTGATAGAAAGTGCCATAGGTGATTCCCACAAGGAGTCGATGGTGGTTGACATAGAAGAGTTCAAAAAAGCTCTGGGCCACGTGGACTCCCAAGTTAAAAGTGTTCCAGCAACGGCTCAG GTTGCTGCGCAACAAGGATACTATCTTGCTGACTGTTTTAACAAAATGGATTACTGCAAAGATCATCCAGAAGGTCCATTGCGCATGACAGGGTCAGCAGCAGGGCATCACAATTTCCGCCCATTCCG ATACAAGCATCTCGGGCAATTCGCACCCTTGGGCGGCGAGCAAGCTGCAGCTGAGCTCCCAGGTGACTGGGTTTCCATGGGCCACAGCACCCAGTGGCTCTGGTACTCCGTATATGCAAG CAAGCAAGTGAGCTGGCGCACAAGGGTGCTGGTCGTATCCGACTGGACTCGCAGATTCATATTTGGGAGGGACTCGAGTCGGATCTAG
- the LOC100822830 gene encoding ubiquitin-related modifier 1 homolog, whose protein sequence is MHLTLEFGGGLELLLEKSTKVHKVDCQPTMDGSEGGKATMKGLLSWVKSNLIKERPEMFIKGDSVRPGVLVLINDCDWELCGGLDAELEDKDVVVFISTLHGG, encoded by the exons ATGCATCTCACTCTCGAATTCGG GGGCGGCTTGGAGCTGCTCCTGGAGAAGTCCACCAAGGTGCACAAGGTGGATTGCCAGCCCACCATGGACGGCAGCGAAGGGGGCAAG GCCACCATGAAGGGGCTGCTTTCGTGGGTGAAATCCAATTTGATCAAGGAGCGTCCGGAGATGTTCATCAAGGGTGACTCCGT GAGACCTGGTGTTCTTGTCCTTATCAATGACTGCGACTGGGAGCTGTGTGGTGGCCTTGATGCAGAGTTGGAAGATAAGGATGTGGTTGTCTTCATCTCCACACTACACGGTGGATAA
- the LOC100823443 gene encoding nuclear pore complex protein NUP50A isoform X2 produces MADEEHAQTSRKRVADKQINKDNPEPDDDSTEQEDGTFKKATEEVMATRRIVKVRRQQPKPAPSNPFSAIRFTPSDSSVQSSVPVSEPPPSDVTVTNVKDSCLSEKTNEGSNGSGKDALSATDKNADSNEVDEIQKDEAAPEESDAEDKSSAPTEAPSPLVETDDKADDAGDGTGEDKVVVGEPKEDNCKTSGMEGKTEDVEAEEKKAATEAGDEDKFSKDDAEKKDEAESRAKDGSCEQKDAEKSSPTPLFSFKNLSSGQNAFTGLAGTGFSGSSFSFGSVSKESSNAPLFGLKSDGSSFPSFNIGGTSNGSSASALATAAEAPKKFAMPEGPVETGEENEKAVFTAESAIYEYLDGGWKERGKGELKLNIPVSGSGERSRLIMRARGNYRLILNASLYEDMSLKDMDKKGVTFACINSIGQSPSGLTTFAVKFKDTGIREDFKAAVGAHKAKKTPDAALKTPENSPKASDD; encoded by the coding sequence ATGGCAGATGAGGAGCATGCCCAAACTTCTAGGAAGAGGGTTGCAGATAAACAAATCAATAAGGACAATCCTGAGCCTGATGATGACTCAACGGAGCAAGAGGATGGGACGTTTAAGAAAGCTACCGAAGAAGTGATGGCAACCCGAAGGATTGTTAAGGTTCGGCGCCAGCAGCCGAAGCCAGCTCCTTCTAATCCTTTCTCTGCCATTAGATTTACCCCAAGTGATTCTAGTGTTCAATCAAGTGTCCCTGTCTCAGAGCCTCCACCTTCTGATGTCACAGTGACAAATGTGAAGGACAGTTGCTTGAGTGAGAAAACTAATGAGGGCAGCAATGGCAGTGGGAAAGATGCATTATCCGCAACGGACAAGAATGCAGATTCTAATGAGGTGGATGAGATTCAAAAGGATGAAGCAGCCCCAGAAGAGTCAGATGCAGAAGACAAGTCCAGTGCTCCAACAGAAGCACCCTCTCCACTTGTTGAGACTGATGACAAGGCAGATGACGCAGGGGATGGAACGGGTGAGGACAAAGTGGTAGTTGGAGAACCCAAGGAAGATAACTGCAAGACATCTGGAATGGAAGGCAAGACAGAAGATGTAGAGGCCGAAGAGAAGAAAGCAGCAACTGAAGCTGGAGATGAAGATAAATTCAGCAAGGATGATGCtgagaagaaagatgaagctGAATCAAGGGCTAAGGATGGATCATGTGAGCAGAAGGATGCTGAGAAATCATCACCGACACCTCTTTTCTCTTTCAAGAACCTGTCAAGTGGCCAAAATGCCTTCACAGGACTGGCTGGAACTGGTTTTTCAGGCTCATCATTTTCATTTGGCTCAGTCTCTAAAGAGAGCTCAAATGCTCCTCTATTTGGGCTAAAGAGTGATGGTTCATCTTTCCCTTCTTTCAATATTGGTGGTACGAGCAACGGAAGTTCTGCCTCAGCGCTCGCCACTGCAGCAGAAGCACCAAAGAAATTTGCTATGCCAGAGGGCCCAGTTGAAACAGGTGAAGAAAACGAAAAGGCTGTATTTACTGCTGAGTCTGCAATATATGAGTACCTTGATGGGGGCTggaaagaaagaggaaaaggagagcTAAAGTTGAACATCCCGGTATCTGGTAGTGGCGAGAGATCTCGGCTAATCATGAGGGCCAGGGGCAACTACCGACTGATTCTGAATGCAAGCCTCTATGAAGACATGTCGCTGAAGGACATGGATAAGAAGGGCGTGACATTTGCTTGTATTAACAGCATCGGCCAATCCCCTAGTGGGCTTACCACATTTGCTGTCAAGTTCAAGGATACCGGCATCAGGGAAGATTTCAAAGCTGCGGTGGGGGCGCACAAGGCTAAGAAGACTCCCGACGCAGCGCTGAAGACACCTGAGAACTCCCCGAAGGCATCTGATGATTGA
- the LOC100823443 gene encoding nuclear pore complex protein NUP50A isoform X1 → MEIHMTSLGAIGKALKTSKMADEEHAQTSRKRVADKQINKDNPEPDDDSTEQEDGTFKKATEEVMATRRIVKVRRQQPKPAPSNPFSAIRFTPSDSSVQSSVPVSEPPPSDVTVTNVKDSCLSEKTNEGSNGSGKDALSATDKNADSNEVDEIQKDEAAPEESDAEDKSSAPTEAPSPLVETDDKADDAGDGTGEDKVVVGEPKEDNCKTSGMEGKTEDVEAEEKKAATEAGDEDKFSKDDAEKKDEAESRAKDGSCEQKDAEKSSPTPLFSFKNLSSGQNAFTGLAGTGFSGSSFSFGSVSKESSNAPLFGLKSDGSSFPSFNIGGTSNGSSASALATAAEAPKKFAMPEGPVETGEENEKAVFTAESAIYEYLDGGWKERGKGELKLNIPVSGSGERSRLIMRARGNYRLILNASLYEDMSLKDMDKKGVTFACINSIGQSPSGLTTFAVKFKDTGIREDFKAAVGAHKAKKTPDAALKTPENSPKASDD, encoded by the exons ATGGAGATACATATGACTTCACTTGGTGCTATAGGGAAA GCACTCAAAACCTCTAAGATGGCAGATGAGGAGCATGCCCAAACTTCTAGGAAGAGGGTTGCAGATAAACAAATCAATAAGGACAATCCTGAGCCTGATGATGACTCAACGGAGCAAGAGGATGGGACGTTTAAGAAAGCTACCGAAGAAGTGATGGCAACCCGAAGGATTGTTAAGGTTCGGCGCCAGCAGCCGAAGCCAGCTCCTTCTAATCCTTTCTCTGCCATTAGATTTACCCCAAGTGATTCTAGTGTTCAATCAAGTGTCCCTGTCTCAGAGCCTCCACCTTCTGATGTCACAGTGACAAATGTGAAGGACAGTTGCTTGAGTGAGAAAACTAATGAGGGCAGCAATGGCAGTGGGAAAGATGCATTATCCGCAACGGACAAGAATGCAGATTCTAATGAGGTGGATGAGATTCAAAAGGATGAAGCAGCCCCAGAAGAGTCAGATGCAGAAGACAAGTCCAGTGCTCCAACAGAAGCACCCTCTCCACTTGTTGAGACTGATGACAAGGCAGATGACGCAGGGGATGGAACGGGTGAGGACAAAGTGGTAGTTGGAGAACCCAAGGAAGATAACTGCAAGACATCTGGAATGGAAGGCAAGACAGAAGATGTAGAGGCCGAAGAGAAGAAAGCAGCAACTGAAGCTGGAGATGAAGATAAATTCAGCAAGGATGATGCtgagaagaaagatgaagctGAATCAAGGGCTAAGGATGGATCATGTGAGCAGAAGGATGCTGAGAAATCATCACCGACACCTCTTTTCTCTTTCAAGAACCTGTCAAGTGGCCAAAATGCCTTCACAGGACTGGCTGGAACTGGTTTTTCAGGCTCATCATTTTCATTTGGCTCAGTCTCTAAAGAGAGCTCAAATGCTCCTCTATTTGGGCTAAAGAGTGATGGTTCATCTTTCCCTTCTTTCAATATTGGTGGTACGAGCAACGGAAGTTCTGCCTCAGCGCTCGCCACTGCAGCAGAAGCACCAAAGAAATTTGCTATGCCAGAGGGCCCAGTTGAAACAGGTGAAGAAAACGAAAAGGCTGTATTTACTGCTGAGTCTGCAATATATGAGTACCTTGATGGGGGCTggaaagaaagaggaaaaggagagcTAAAGTTGAACATCCCGGTATCTGGTAGTGGCGAGAGATCTCGGCTAATCATGAGGGCCAGGGGCAACTACCGACTGATTCTGAATGCAAGCCTCTATGAAGACATGTCGCTGAAGGACATGGATAAGAAGGGCGTGACATTTGCTTGTATTAACAGCATCGGCCAATCCCCTAGTGGGCTTACCACATTTGCTGTCAAGTTCAAGGATACCGGCATCAGGGAAGATTTCAAAGCTGCGGTGGGGGCGCACAAGGCTAAGAAGACTCCCGACGCAGCGCTGAAGACACCTGAGAACTCCCCGAAGGCATCTGATGATTGA